The following proteins come from a genomic window of Halorussus halophilus:
- a CDS encoding DUF3383 domain-containing protein, protein MPVSVVNIDLSASTGATAKPTYNDIALIGHSTTEPSVGYNNAKRYSSPDDVASDFGDQSDVYTAAQALSEMGVESWVAACAAEKTASGELLGGDASSTSTGTISNVPVHDDTDAVSIAVDGTDKTVVPKTASPPDANESPATDEAYVNFETGEVVTGESTSGSASGIVADYHYLDWSSLKPELEPLGIDLFVLADTRCEREHVGNLGELVSFAGSIDAAVVAAHMNGSQAADDQTALQTAQDVAGAVPSGDLIMAAHKSSDDVAAYIAGQLGVNPAWFDPFWDGDGYPFDTGLYRRSLVGDPGTTETFEGGDENGNGPSNAIISVDGTLVLSNSLTTAGASSNYRYFDVGRTEAFIANEAQEALKSLRLGNDQIPFTKDGRSQILGAIRGRLQQYVGSNGAPLSELEVTAPTIDQLSDTDKSNRVFPGITIQGTLASNVHEFGVELNVRA, encoded by the coding sequence ATGCCAGTTTCAGTAGTCAACATCGACCTGTCGGCCTCGACCGGCGCGACGGCGAAGCCGACGTACAACGACATCGCACTGATCGGTCATTCCACGACCGAACCATCTGTCGGGTACAACAACGCGAAGCGATACTCCAGTCCCGACGACGTGGCCAGCGACTTCGGCGACCAGAGCGACGTGTACACCGCGGCGCAGGCGCTCTCCGAAATGGGCGTCGAATCGTGGGTCGCGGCGTGTGCAGCAGAGAAGACTGCCTCCGGCGAACTGCTGGGCGGCGACGCGTCCAGTACGAGTACGGGCACGATTTCGAACGTCCCCGTCCACGACGACACGGACGCAGTCAGCATCGCAGTAGACGGCACCGACAAGACCGTCGTGCCGAAGACAGCCAGTCCGCCGGACGCGAACGAGTCGCCCGCGACCGACGAAGCGTACGTCAACTTCGAGACGGGCGAAGTCGTCACCGGCGAATCAACCAGTGGGAGTGCCTCCGGCATCGTCGCCGACTACCACTACCTCGACTGGTCGAGTCTGAAGCCCGAACTCGAACCGCTCGGCATCGACCTGTTCGTCCTCGCTGACACCCGCTGTGAGCGCGAGCACGTCGGTAACCTCGGCGAACTCGTCTCGTTCGCCGGGTCCATCGACGCCGCAGTCGTCGCCGCGCACATGAACGGTTCGCAAGCGGCCGACGACCAGACCGCACTCCAGACCGCACAGGATGTCGCGGGTGCGGTCCCGAGCGGCGACCTCATCATGGCCGCCCACAAGTCCAGCGACGACGTCGCGGCGTACATCGCTGGCCAACTCGGCGTCAACCCTGCGTGGTTCGACCCGTTCTGGGACGGCGACGGCTACCCCTTCGACACCGGTCTCTACCGCCGCTCGCTAGTCGGCGACCCCGGCACCACCGAGACGTTCGAAGGCGGCGACGAGAACGGCAACGGCCCGTCGAACGCCATCATCTCCGTGGACGGCACCCTCGTGCTGTCGAACTCGCTGACGACCGCCGGCGCGAGTTCGAACTACCGCTACTTCGACGTGGGCCGCACCGAGGCGTTCATCGCCAACGAAGCACAGGAGGCGCTCAAGAGCCTCCGACTCGGCAACGACCAGATTCCGTTCACGAAGGACGGCCGCTCCCAGATTCTCGGCGCGATTCGTGGCCGACTCCAGCAGTACGTCGGTTCCAACGGCGCGCCGCTCTCGGAACTCGAAGTGACCGCACCGACTATCGACCAACTCTCGGACACGGACAAGTCCAACCGCGTCTTCCCGGGTATCACCATCCAGGGAACGCTCGCGAGCAACGTCCACGAGTTCGGCGTCGAGCTGAACGTCCGCGCCTAA
- a CDS encoding phage baseplate plug family protein, with product MTVETIPIPTEQAKRKEPIRLETTELDAWPGHRFEIRFDWNSELQRWILRVSHENTDRGFVRAPACLMREYTLDPYVTFVLFDPANKAERVTPQNLGSEVVLGVFPRTAGGRE from the coding sequence ATGACTGTCGAAACGATTCCCATTCCGACCGAGCAGGCGAAACGCAAGGAGCCGATTCGGCTCGAAACGACCGAACTCGACGCGTGGCCCGGCCATCGCTTCGAAATCCGATTCGACTGGAACAGCGAGCTACAGCGCTGGATACTCCGGGTGAGCCACGAGAACACCGACCGGGGGTTCGTCCGTGCCCCCGCGTGTCTCATGCGGGAGTACACACTGGACCCCTACGTCACGTTCGTCCTCTTCGACCCGGCGAACAAAGCCGAGCGGGTGACGCCACAGAACCTCGGGAGCGAAGTCGTTCTCGGGGTGTTCCCGCGCACGGCGGGTGGTCGAGAATGA